The following DNA comes from Paracoccus methylovorus.
CCCGCGCAGTCGTAGGCGACAGCGGCGGCAGTCGCGCCGTTGTTGAGGTAGAGGCGCGGCGAGAGGAACTGCGTGTTGACGGGCAGGTCGGCGGTGATCTCCTGTTCAAAGACAGCACCCGTGACCTCGTTCACCGCCCTCACCCACACGGAACTGCCATTCGGCGGGGCCGCGATGAACAGGGTCAGCACGCCGCCGGTGGCGATGACAAATGCCGCGCCCATGTCCGTCAGGGTCGGCGCGCCGGTGCCGTCATTGGTGACCAGCTGCCAGTTGGCATGGGTGCCGCGCTGGAAACCGATGCCGACTGCGTTGATCACCGAAGCCAGCGTCAGCGTGGTGGCCAGCGCGGCGATGGAGCCGTAGAGGCCGAAGAACCCCATGCCGGTAGCTTGCAAGGTGGTCAGCGAAAGGCGTGTGACGAAGGTCCAGCCACCGAGGCCCGCCGCGTTGCCACGCCAGCATGCCCAACCTGCTGATCGCTGTTCCGCAACTGAATCCACCACGGCAGCCGAGGTCAGACGCCAGCGCCGCATGGAGGCCGCAAGGTTCGTCGCCGCCAGTGTCGGATGCGAGACAGTGCCGACGTTGGTGATCGGCAGACCCTCTGTGGTGATTGTGGTCGTGATCGAAGGCGACCAGTTGGCAATGCGGTTCACCCCGAAATGCGGCTGCAGCGGAAAATCCCGCCCCGAGGGCCGCATCACATCGATCCACGGCGCCCCAGCGCGGTTTCGTGCGTAGACCGAGGTCTTACCTGACGGCGGTGGGGTTGGGGCGGCGTTGAGCCCCGGCAGCACGGTGGGCTGGGGCAGCTCCACCTGACCATTGGTGCGATCCACCACGATGGCATCAAAGAACGTCGACCCGTTCGGGCTGACCTTGAAGCTAAAGTTGTCGTTGCCCAAGAGGCCGATCAGGGCGCGCACCGAGAACCCGGTCTTGAAGGCGAACGCCGCATCGTTCCCGGCCGCCGCCTTGTTGACGGTGGCTTCGATCCCTGCGCCTGCGTTGTTTAGCAGAACTGCGGGTGTATTCATCGACAGGCGGTTAAAGCTGTCGGCAGTCGCCCCACCCAGCCCGAGGAGTTGTGCCATCAGGTTCGCCTGCGGCATGCCGACCTGTGTCACGGCATTTGCAAAGGTCACTGTCGGCGTGTTCACCACCGTGGTGCCGCCAGCGCCTGCGGTCGCCGAGCCGATGTTGACGACCGTGGTCGATCCGGCAGCGCCGCCGGTGCCGAGGTTCACAGTCTTGGTGACGCCGGTGCTCGTGGCTCCGGTGCCCATGCCGTAGGTGGCGGTCGTCGTCGCTGTGCCGATGGTGGCCGCCGCCGCCGAAACTGTGACCGTACCCGAGGCGGTCAATGTGCCGGAGAAGGTCTTGTTCCCGCTGAAGGTCTGCGTGCCTGCGAGGATTGCCAATTCCGACGAGGTGTTCGGCAGCGTGAAGGTCCGTGTCGTGCCGGTGCTGATCCCTGACAGCGAAAACAGTGCCTTCTTTGTCGGATCGGCGTCGTTCACCAAGCTGAAAACGGCATCCGACACGTCGACCGGTTCGCCGACCGGATCCCAAGTGGCACCATTCCATACGGCGAAGACCGCCTCATCTGCGATCCATGCCAGCCAGCCGGGGCGTGGGACCAGGCGCATCCAGACGCCATCGACCCAGAAGGCCACGTTCAGATCCCAGCCAGCCCACAGGCCTGCCGCGCCCGATGCCACAATATGCCGGTCGCCATCGGTCGGGCTGACGGGTGGGGTGGAGCGGGTTCGGTCCAGGACTGATAGCTGGACCATGGCATCCAGCAGCCGCAGCGCCTCGTTGTGGGTGATATGCTTTTGCGCCTGCGATGCCAGGATGTAGGGCAGCAGGAGATGGGTGGTGATGTCGGACATGGGTGCGCTTTCAGAAGCTGAGCGTGACGGATCGCGCAGCGCCTCGGCCGATCAGGGCCGAGAGCTGGTAGATGCGGATGGCGAGGGATTGGCCGGGGCTGAGGGTCGCGCCCCAATCGGCAATCTGCTGGGCTGCGGTGTAGAGGACGCTGGTCGTCGTGGTGGTCAGTGTGCGTTTGACTGCCCCGCCATCACGGATTTCCACCTCAAAGGCTTCATTGTCCTCGGCCAAGGGCACATCGCCCGCGCCCCAATTGTCAGCGGCCAGCGACCGGGACCGCCGCATCCAGCGGATCGTCAGATCGCCGAGGCTGCGCGCGATGCGCCACGGCTGTTCGACATGGCCGACAGAGAATGGCCGCAACCCAGCGCCCTCGGGTGTGAAGGTGGTGGCAACAAAGGTCTCGTCGCTGACTGGTTTGGAAGCTGGGCCAATGCGCCAGTTCCATGGCAGGCCAAGGTCGGCCTCTGCGATGGGCAGACTGGCAACCGCCGGATCCAGCACCACGACCCGCGCGCCGGTCGGCACCATCGCAACCATGGCCCCTTCGGTTCCGCGCTGGCCGCGTAGCAATCGGGTGAGCCGATAGCGGCCGGGCGCGATCAGTTCGGCCGCGCCCGCCTGGACGATTTCCCACTGCCCAGCGACGGATTCGACCGCAAGCGCATTGGCCCCACCCAGCAAGGTGATGTCCGTGACGCTTTCCAGCGTTCCGGAATAGAGATCGACCACCAGCGCATTCCCCAGATCGAAGCGTGACACCGGCCCTGCATAGAAATCCGCCGCGAGGACGCCCATGCGGGTCCGGGTTCCAAAGGTGGACAGCAGGGCAAAACCATCCGTTGCGGCGCTGCGGTAGACCGCCATTTCGCCGGGCCATGGTTTGGCATGCGCCGCGATAAACGGGCGGTGCGCAGGCTGGTCCTCGCGCAACTGCGGCAGGTCCATCAGCACAATGTCGGGTGCGCCAAAGACGGTCGGCGTCGATAGGGACGCAGGTCGAGGCTCGCCGGGCGGCAGATCATAGACTGCCCGGTCTTGGCGGACAGCATCGATGCTGCGCATGTCGGAGTCCGCGATGGACACGAGGCGCATTTCTGTCAGGCGACCGTCATGGTCGAGCAGGATGACGTCACAGGGATCCAGCGCCAGACGTGAGGGCGGCAAGCGGAATACGGCACTTTCACGGCCCACCCACGCTTCCATCAGCGCGCGGCGGCAGCGGCGTTCTGCTTCCTCGGGCGGAATGGCCATCTGGAAGGACTCGGACGCAATGCGGGTGGTATCGACCGTGATGCGGCGTGCTTCCACTTGGGCTGCGTCATAGTCCTCGTCGGCGCGCGCGACCTGCCATTTCAGGGCCTGCGGCAGCTCGGTTTCCTGCGCGCGGGTCAGTTCTATTACGTCGCCCTGGGCCGAGGCGGGGGCCACCATGCTGTCGGGAATGATGGTGGCGCTGGCAATCCTACCGCGCATCAGGAACCTAATCCGGCCCTCGCTCTCCACAGCATCGAAGCCGAAATGCCGCGCCAGCGTGGAAATAGATGCACGCGGGGCTTCCAGCGCAGATATCACATACCCCTCGACCGCGCCCCAAAGGACGGAGACATCGATCAGGGCTTCCGGCATTCCGGCACGCAGGCAAAGGTGCCGCACCAGCGCCGCCAGCGACACCGCGCCCAGCCGCCCGGTCAGCCAGTGCCCGAGCCGCCAGTTCGGCCCGTCTGTCCAGACATTGGTCAGTTCGGGGAAGAACGGATAGGGCCGGGCATCCCATGTCCAGGCGGCGCATTCGGGGACATGGACCATCCGGTTGCCATAGACCGAGGAAGTTGGGTTGTTCGCACCCTCACCCCACCAGAGATATGTCGCCTCGAGATAAGCGCGCTGGATCGCATCGTCCCGCCAGCCCCGAGAGGAATAGGGCGTGAAGCTCTCCGAGGATTTCGGGTCGAAGAACACATTCGGCTGGTTGGTGCCGCGGTCAATCGCCGGGCAGCCCAGTTCGGTGAACCAGATCGGTTTCGACTGCGGCACCCATGCCGTCGGCGTGCCGCTTTCCACTCCGCCGGGCCGGTTGAAATGCGGGTTTTGCCACCACGCGCGCAGATCCTTGAAGCGGAAGACCCATGGTCTGGCCGCCGCACCATCGGTGATCGGGGTGCGGTTTTGCGCGGTTCGATCAAGGGCGCTGCCATAGAACCAGTCGAAGCCTTCGCCGCCG
Coding sequences within:
- a CDS encoding DUF2793 domain-containing protein, which produces MSDITTHLLLPYILASQAQKHITHNEALRLLDAMVQLSVLDRTRSTPPVSPTDGDRHIVASGAAGLWAGWDLNVAFWVDGVWMRLVPRPGWLAWIADEAVFAVWNGATWDPVGEPVDVSDAVFSLVNDADPTKKALFSLSGISTGTTRTFTLPNTSSELAILAGTQTFSGNKTFSGTLTASGTVTVSAAAATIGTATTTATYGMGTGATSTGVTKTVNLGTGGAAGSTTVVNIGSATAGAGGTTVVNTPTVTFANAVTQVGMPQANLMAQLLGLGGATADSFNRLSMNTPAVLLNNAGAGIEATVNKAAAGNDAAFAFKTGFSVRALIGLLGNDNFSFKVSPNGSTFFDAIVVDRTNGQVELPQPTVLPGLNAAPTPPPSGKTSVYARNRAGAPWIDVMRPSGRDFPLQPHFGVNRIANWSPSITTTITTEGLPITNVGTVSHPTLAATNLAASMRRWRLTSAAVVDSVAEQRSAGWACWRGNAAGLGGWTFVTRLSLTTLQATGMGFFGLYGSIAALATTLTLASVINAVGIGFQRGTHANWQLVTNDGTGAPTLTDMGAAFVIATGGVLTLFIAAPPNGSSVWVRAVNEVTGAVFEQEITADLPVNTQFLSPRLYLNNGATAAAVAYDCAGLYLETDY
- a CDS encoding baseplate multidomain protein megatron — encoded protein: MATLVLGAVGSAIGGAFGGAILGFSGAAIGGFIGSTIGSVVDNWIVSSLAPAQRIEGARLDSLRITSSTEGAVIPRLFGRMRIGGNIIWATDFREEVNTTSQGGGKGSGPKVTTTEYLYFASFAVALCEGEITGIGRVWADGKAMDMTGVTWRWYPGDEVQSPDPFIAAKMGAASTPAYRGTAYVVFEELNLSAFGNRLPQISFEVFRPLADPDTAEGLVKAVTMIPASGEFTYATAPVKKTTGSGGATVAENLNAITDTADIVVALDRLQSLAPAVESVSLVVAWFGDDLRAGSCKVRPGVEVDTKTTTPSAWLVNGVSRANAFLVSRDAEDRPVYGGTPADFAVVQAIQEMKARGLRVTFYPFLLLDVPPGNTKPNPYSANAATSGQPTFPWRGRITCSPAAGFAGSVDKTPTAATQVSSLFGTATPASFSVSGTTVGWTGPVGEWSLRRMILHYAHLCKAAGGVDAFLIGSEMPGLTTIRSGASTYPAVTAFKALAADVRAILGVGPKIGYAADWSEYFGHHPADGSGDVFFHLDPLWSDANINFIGIDNYMPLSDWRDGFDHADAALAPAIYDRGYLQSNIIGGEGFDWFYGSALDRTAQNRTPITDGAAARPWVFRFKDLRAWWQNPHFNRPGGVESGTPTAWVPQSKPIWFTELGCPAIDRGTNQPNVFFDPKSSESFTPYSSRGWRDDAIQRAYLEATYLWWGEGANNPTSSVYGNRMVHVPECAAWTWDARPYPFFPELTNVWTDGPNWRLGHWLTGRLGAVSLAALVRHLCLRAGMPEALIDVSVLWGAVEGYVISALEAPRASISTLARHFGFDAVESEGRIRFLMRGRIASATIIPDSMVAPASAQGDVIELTRAQETELPQALKWQVARADEDYDAAQVEARRITVDTTRIASESFQMAIPPEEAERRCRRALMEAWVGRESAVFRLPPSRLALDPCDVILLDHDGRLTEMRLVSIADSDMRSIDAVRQDRAVYDLPPGEPRPASLSTPTVFGAPDIVLMDLPQLREDQPAHRPFIAAHAKPWPGEMAVYRSAATDGFALLSTFGTRTRMGVLAADFYAGPVSRFDLGNALVVDLYSGTLESVTDITLLGGANALAVESVAGQWEIVQAGAAELIAPGRYRLTRLLRGQRGTEGAMVAMVPTGARVVVLDPAVASLPIAEADLGLPWNWRIGPASKPVSDETFVATTFTPEGAGLRPFSVGHVEQPWRIARSLGDLTIRWMRRSRSLAADNWGAGDVPLAEDNEAFEVEIRDGGAVKRTLTTTTTSVLYTAAQQIADWGATLSPGQSLAIRIYQLSALIGRGAARSVTLSF